One window of Catonella massiliensis genomic DNA carries:
- a CDS encoding YlmH family RNA-binding protein, with protein MDKEENLVFRHLLDLAKLSFARDISVFSDFLNNREVAILKRQVADLPLGRFFLYGGLEDAERVMVCFPASYEDREDIKFPIECIEILIKSVKYENNSLTHRDFLGAILGLGIDRKLIGDIFTVSENGSIVKAFVFCQEKIADFIVSELRQIGRCNVSAQRTSVDKVMVCRRIEDKYGTVPSLRLDVIIGEALNLSRTKVKMLIDGDKVAVNSAASSTSHYQVSEGDVISVRGFGKFIFYGSLGKTKKDRLQIHIGKYC; from the coding sequence ATGGATAAGGAAGAAAATTTAGTATTCAGGCATTTGCTAGACTTGGCAAAGCTGTCTTTTGCCAGAGATATAAGTGTTTTTTCAGATTTTCTTAATAACAGGGAAGTTGCAATTTTAAAAAGACAGGTGGCAGACCTTCCGTTAGGAAGGTTTTTCCTATATGGAGGCTTAGAAGACGCAGAGAGAGTCATGGTTTGTTTTCCTGCATCGTATGAGGATAGAGAAGATATTAAGTTCCCAATTGAGTGTATTGAAATACTTATAAAGAGCGTAAAGTATGAAAATAACTCGCTTACACATAGGGATTTTCTTGGAGCCATACTTGGGCTTGGAATAGACAGGAAGCTGATAGGTGATATCTTTACCGTATCAGAAAATGGAAGTATAGTTAAAGCCTTTGTATTTTGTCAGGAGAAAATTGCTGATTTCATCGTAAGTGAACTTAGGCAGATTGGAAGATGTAATGTAAGTGCACAAAGGACATCTGTAGACAAAGTTATGGTTTGCAGACGGATTGAAGACAAGTATGGTACTGTACCATCACTTAGACTGGACGTAATAATCGGAGAGGCTCTTAACCTTTCCAGGACTAAGGTAAAGATGTTGATTGATGGAGATAAGGTCGCTGTTAATTCGGCAGCATCATCAACGAGCCATTACCAGGTATCAGAAGGTGATGTAATATCCGTAAGAGGTTTTGGAAAATTTATTTTTTATGGAAGTTTAGGAAAAACAAAAAAAGACAGGCTACAGATTCATATCGGAAAATATTGTTAA
- a CDS encoding DivIVA domain-containing protein, which translates to MLSLNEIKNHEFKKGIGYTKKSVDDFVNEIVESFEEVNRENSELKEKLTTLSEGMQYYKSIEKTLQKSLVLAQKTADEKKEKALNNAKIIEKVARSRADSIITKAKNDLDAIYRQTDELNRRFELYKSYVKNLITTQLDLINSDTYKISVNDLDGYLKLKDELEDARNAIPEDEDNTSEVDENIADFLSDKETADDEEAVEKDEFEAVMEKSKEEDVDHVPELKHKTATKPVQEAKPASAGTPVQGVKPMTSAKPMQEAKKASDVKPVQENTAAKAVTTQEIKPVKVPKITPSAKPVQGVHPASESAPVSDARHFAETRTIRGVRTENDKHLHESKPVTDVSPASELKAAAEEVHPHESVPTAVEMLSSAAKSQSAGNLRAGEMNAQERRVLLAKKIAAEEKTRQEIDRMQNLREQSTSVNDNLINRIPRDILGTDDEIL; encoded by the coding sequence ATGCTTTCACTAAACGAGATAAAGAACCATGAATTTAAGAAGGGTATTGGCTATACGAAAAAGAGCGTAGATGATTTCGTAAATGAAATTGTTGAGTCTTTCGAAGAGGTGAATAGAGAAAATTCTGAGCTTAAAGAGAAATTAACTACATTAAGTGAGGGAATGCAGTACTATAAGTCTATAGAAAAGACCCTGCAGAAGTCACTTGTGCTTGCTCAAAAGACTGCTGATGAAAAGAAAGAAAAGGCGCTTAATAATGCCAAAATCATTGAAAAGGTTGCACGTTCAAGAGCAGATTCGATAATTACCAAAGCCAAGAATGATTTGGATGCTATTTACAGACAGACAGATGAGCTAAACAGAAGATTTGAACTCTATAAGTCTTATGTAAAGAACCTTATTACCACTCAGTTAGACCTCATTAATAGTGACACTTACAAGATATCCGTTAATGATTTGGATGGTTATTTAAAGCTTAAGGATGAACTTGAAGATGCACGAAATGCAATACCGGAGGATGAGGATAATACATCCGAGGTAGATGAGAATATTGCGGATTTTTTATCTGACAAAGAAACTGCAGATGATGAAGAAGCTGTAGAAAAAGATGAATTTGAAGCAGTAATGGAGAAAAGCAAAGAGGAAGATGTAGATCATGTTCCTGAATTGAAACATAAAACTGCCACAAAACCTGTCCAGGAAGCAAAGCCTGCTTCTGCGGGAACGCCTGTACAGGGAGTAAAACCGATGACTTCTGCTAAACCAATGCAGGAAGCAAAAAAAGCAAGTGATGTAAAGCCTGTACAGGAAAATACTGCAGCGAAAGCCGTAACTACTCAGGAAATTAAGCCTGTTAAAGTTCCAAAAATAACGCCTTCTGCAAAACCTGTACAGGGAGTTCATCCTGCCTCAGAATCAGCTCCTGTTAGTGATGCAAGACATTTTGCAGAGACTCGTACTATTAGGGGAGTAAGAACAGAGAATGACAAGCACTTACATGAGTCAAAGCCTGTTACTGATGTAAGCCCTGCCTCTGAGCTAAAAGCTGCAGCAGAAGAAGTACATCCACACGAGTCAGTTCCTACTGCTGTAGAGATGCTTTCATCTGCAGCAAAGAGCCAGTCTGCAGGCAACTTACGCGCAGGAGAGATGAATGCACAGGAGAGAAGAGTGCTTCTTGCAAAAAAGATTGCTGCAGAAGAAAAGACAAGACAGGAAATTGATAGGATGCAGAATCTAAGAGAGCAATCGACTTCTGTAAATGACAATCTTATTAACAGAATACCTCGTGATATCTTAGGCACGGATGATGAAATTTTATAA
- the aroB gene encoding 3-dehydroquinate synthase gives MSKILSVEINSGVDDSYNIVIEPDFIKLADILSVVFATCNKFMLVFDSNTAGCFKDEVSRLLSNTKKIVSSFTFTAGEDNKNLTTVYKLYEKLIKEKFERNDVILAVGGGVVGDLAGFCAATYLRGIRFAQLPTTLLAMSDSSVGGKTGVDFLSYKNMVGAFHQPKLVYMNVNTLISLPEREYLSGMAEVIKYGYIYDKEFIDYLRDNVNKVLGKDYLTLEYIIFHSCRIKKEVVEKDPLEDGLRAILNYGHTIGHAVEKLMEFKLLHGECVALGMVAAARIALSRGLMSEEEFSDMKDILVSFKLFRRINLSETSFSKEDILTATKSDKKMQGGRIKFVLTTEIGRAEIYRDVTDEELMLGINEVFEG, from the coding sequence ATGAGTAAAATACTTAGTGTTGAGATAAATTCAGGCGTAGATGACTCCTATAACATAGTCATTGAGCCTGATTTTATCAAATTGGCGGATATATTATCAGTAGTTTTTGCTACCTGCAACAAATTTATGCTGGTATTTGATTCAAACACAGCTGGATGCTTTAAGGATGAAGTTTCTAGGTTATTGTCAAATACAAAAAAGATAGTAAGTAGTTTTACATTTACTGCAGGAGAAGATAACAAAAATCTGACTACAGTTTACAAGCTATATGAGAAACTTATAAAAGAGAAGTTTGAAAGAAATGATGTAATACTTGCCGTAGGCGGCGGAGTTGTGGGGGACCTTGCAGGGTTTTGTGCAGCCACTTATCTTAGAGGAATAAGATTTGCACAGCTTCCTACTACCTTACTCGCCATGTCGGATTCGAGTGTTGGAGGTAAGACAGGAGTAGACTTTCTCTCCTATAAAAACATGGTAGGGGCTTTCCACCAACCCAAACTTGTCTATATGAATGTCAATACTTTGATTTCACTGCCTGAAAGAGAATATCTATCGGGTATGGCTGAAGTCATCAAATATGGTTATATTTATGATAAAGAGTTCATTGACTATCTTAGGGATAATGTAAATAAAGTGTTAGGCAAAGACTATTTAACTCTGGAGTATATCATATTCCACTCTTGTAGAATAAAAAAAGAAGTGGTAGAGAAAGACCCGCTGGAAGATGGCCTTAGAGCAATATTAAACTATGGGCATACTATAGGGCATGCAGTCGAGAAACTAATGGAGTTCAAGCTTCTTCATGGAGAATGTGTTGCATTGGGCATGGTAGCCGCTGCACGAATTGCGCTTAGCCGTGGACTTATGTCGGAGGAAGAGTTTTCTGATATGAAAGACATACTTGTGAGCTTCAAGTTGTTTAGAAGGATTAATTTATCTGAAACATCCTTTAGCAAAGAAGACATACTAACTGCAACAAAGTCAGATAAAAAGATGCAGGGTGGAAGGATTAAGTTTGTTTTGACTACGGAGATAGGAAGAGCAGAAATCTACAGAGATGTGACTGATGAAGAGCTGATGCTTGGAATAAATGAGGTATTTGAAGGTTAG
- the lspA gene encoding signal peptidase II — translation MNKNKIFLFEIIAVVILAAIDFVTKQLAVKFLSNGSFDIIPGVFSFTLLEGGNSGAAFGMLQGGFWIFIVITIAVVALVIFMLRKLVYEKRYSFFHYALVLLLAGALGNFGDRVLTMIKYGHSYVIDFLYFELINFPIFNVADCYVTVAAGAMIFLGIFYYKDDDFDKMLGKVKDETKQ, via the coding sequence ATGAATAAAAATAAGATTTTTCTTTTTGAGATTATAGCCGTTGTGATTTTGGCAGCCATCGATTTTGTGACCAAGCAGCTGGCTGTAAAGTTCTTGTCAAATGGCAGCTTTGATATAATACCTGGTGTGTTTAGCTTTACCCTGCTTGAGGGAGGAAACTCCGGGGCGGCATTTGGTATGCTTCAAGGCGGCTTTTGGATATTTATTGTCATTACTATAGCAGTGGTGGCACTGGTTATATTTATGCTTAGAAAGTTAGTGTATGAGAAAAGATATAGTTTTTTTCATTATGCGCTGGTTCTTTTGCTTGCAGGAGCCTTGGGAAACTTTGGAGACAGAGTACTCACTATGATTAAGTATGGTCACAGCTATGTCATTGATTTCCTATACTTTGAACTTATTAATTTCCCTATTTTCAATGTGGCTGACTGCTATGTGACTGTAGCAGCAGGTGCAATGATATTTCTCGGTATTTTTTATTATAAGGATGATGACTTTGATAAGATGCTTGGTAAGGTGAAGGATGAAACAAAACAGTAA
- a CDS encoding RluA family pseudouridine synthase: MDEDSDDIIELNSEEEGERIDKYLSETLTDYSRSYLKNLIDEGRVQVAGKIVKGSFKVYNGAAITVNLPPVKDVKILPEDIPLDILYEDEDVILVNKPKGMVVHPAAGHYTGTLVNALMFHCRDNLSGINGELRPGIVHRIDMDTTGVVIACKNDASHRFIAEQLKEHSIKRKYQAIVYGTFKENEGRIEGAIGRSKTDRKKMAIVPNGKPAVTHYKVLKNSSSPNGNNYAHIECELETGRTHQIRVHMTSIGHPLLGDNVYGVAKNPFKLDGQTLHAEMLGFIHPRTKEYMEFHAPLPDYFTKLLTKLNL; the protein is encoded by the coding sequence ATGGATGAGGATTCTGATGATATCATTGAGCTAAACTCAGAGGAAGAGGGGGAAAGAATAGATAAATATCTGTCTGAAACTCTCACTGATTACTCCAGGTCCTATCTGAAAAACCTAATAGATGAGGGCAGAGTACAGGTTGCAGGGAAAATAGTTAAAGGTAGCTTCAAGGTATATAACGGTGCTGCCATTACAGTGAATCTACCTCCGGTAAAGGATGTCAAGATACTTCCTGAGGATATACCACTTGATATTCTATATGAGGATGAAGATGTTATCCTTGTAAATAAACCCAAAGGGATGGTAGTCCACCCTGCTGCAGGTCATTACACCGGAACCCTTGTCAATGCACTGATGTTTCATTGCAGGGATAACCTCTCTGGTATAAATGGAGAGCTCCGTCCGGGTATAGTGCATAGAATTGATATGGATACTACAGGTGTAGTAATAGCCTGTAAGAATGATGCGTCTCATAGATTTATTGCGGAACAGTTAAAAGAGCATAGTATTAAAAGAAAGTATCAGGCCATTGTCTATGGTACTTTTAAGGAGAATGAAGGAAGAATCGAAGGAGCCATTGGAAGGTCTAAGACTGACAGAAAAAAGATGGCTATAGTGCCAAACGGGAAACCGGCAGTTACGCACTACAAAGTTCTAAAGAACTCTTCATCTCCCAATGGAAATAATTATGCTCACATCGAGTGTGAACTTGAGACCGGAAGAACACATCAGATTAGGGTACATATGACTAGCATCGGTCATCCTCTTCTTGGAGATAATGTCTACGGGGTGGCGAAGAATCCTTTTAAGCTTGATGGGCAGACCCTTCATGCTGAGATGCTTGGGTTTATTCATCCGAGAACTAAAGAATATATGGAGTTTCATGCCCCTTTGCCAGATTATTTTACAAAGTTGTTAACAAAGTTAAATTTATAG
- a CDS encoding SpaA isopeptide-forming pilin-related protein translates to MWKKHGSALLGLILTIALFITGIKLPEYVAAAGSDKTSLVAGKDSTTFVLSQKDSWGSYYPITDTTKIDTNKEIKVEMSFEAIFNDTLQPDERINKGDYVQFDLGDRLKFAGADEASASLTLPITDTESKLKICDAVFTKDSATGHITVKFDFSNSDDAVFEMKSGKVGASVSVMPDVTKLDWEKNSEKTIKLFGKDYEVGYIEGELIVKKTGKLDPKNHKVDWTIEIERHVKGMPDKQLSLEGYRVRDLPSTETVDGVKYGDFIRGTYKINDRLVEESNKYEEGKLHIYDNGSADYEYTITAGDLDASNVGKAVVTLSTVANFGINQYGSINTTESNRAQVSKPYGSGESADVWASVNLEKFGIKEGKIDDSGKKIIWTVEFNKPPYELGTVKISDEFTPDRTGRIEQKFLNAKYQRWNEADKTWGAVSTLTAISNTGNNYTFSIDNVNEKIKVTFETEIEPDSVRADFDNDAYVWWNDKEEYKVKLSGSVSTTLPGGQTYGDIKKSAKNHSFWFSFVGFEPEWTISADSKVVPVGTGDYYMYDVLIFDENVTINKKTVNEGNGFSLKKVGAPSVTSLAGNVSLAKIMPDSGTHQKLVDINDPLKTKTDGITNAVYEIVKDGKTVGHVLEVKLVPGVNNQATFKSRIMDRSALVNENTYNGSRVANRVVLAKNGKTLLTKDAEYNYLSRILAKSTLSKDAAKKLQKDYDAVAANADIYDDKGHSPYYGYKGAAKNNSETAYDRETKSVYFWISVNAADIKDVDGDIGKFVLKDTLPYEFQLAPIKKDAANPANDKYFLVYRGTSADKYPGTNDTLTSLVSTNVVKAVSGALTDAELTQEGISGEVVENYPKIKNQLNITFDKLNGPYVVLVKAELRNDIPQYTNKIATAYNNVSLTLDKYTANRRAAFDYDGRFLTKGIDGDKVNISDNGYIKWNLNYIPYKVYNDNNATKLRIEDKLNGNLVLRKEKGTGNLVFEGDNYKIWKGEIDKDGKFVNPVEITEGLDKIFTYDTTAEKLVINIPDNDSVYKISYITDFADNAKPGDKLSNEAALIETSKQIGSTVTVNHKIDGTAWGSLTKRTYERLQIVKTDENGEKLAGAKFTLTRLANGANPKKVIGTFDSTTNSAIVIEKLTPGEYELTEDKTPDGYDSNGIVYKIKVTQLESGFKVEFSDEAAKYDGKAKLSENELTIINKKKPVTPPTPVVPPTPVNPTPVVPPTPVNPTPVVPPTPDNPTPLIPVTPTPENPTPVIPITPTPTPTTPITPATPSTITPTPNSPKTPDGVVVDEDKTPQGKVVKPNKPKGKNNQIVDDDDTPLDGNKAKKNLPKTGGTSTVWYYVAGIGLVFVAGLVFKRRKEEK, encoded by the coding sequence ATGTGGAAAAAACATGGTTCTGCGCTTCTTGGGTTAATACTTACAATAGCTTTATTCATAACAGGCATAAAGCTTCCTGAGTATGTAGCAGCAGCAGGCAGCGACAAGACAAGCCTGGTAGCAGGCAAGGATAGTACAACTTTTGTACTTAGTCAAAAGGATAGCTGGGGTAGTTATTATCCAATTACGGATACTACCAAGATTGACACCAATAAAGAGATAAAGGTTGAGATGTCATTCGAGGCGATATTTAATGATACCCTTCAGCCTGATGAACGTATCAATAAAGGAGATTATGTTCAGTTTGACTTAGGCGACAGGCTTAAGTTTGCAGGAGCTGATGAAGCTTCGGCTTCACTTACTCTTCCAATCACTGATACTGAGTCTAAGCTCAAAATCTGTGATGCTGTATTTACAAAGGATTCTGCTACAGGACATATCACAGTTAAGTTTGATTTTTCAAATTCAGATGATGCAGTATTTGAGATGAAGAGCGGTAAGGTAGGAGCAAGCGTATCTGTAATGCCTGACGTAACCAAGCTTGACTGGGAGAAGAATTCTGAAAAGACAATAAAGCTTTTTGGAAAAGACTATGAAGTTGGTTATATTGAAGGTGAACTAATTGTTAAAAAAACCGGTAAGCTTGATCCTAAGAATCATAAAGTAGACTGGACTATCGAAATCGAAAGACATGTTAAAGGCATGCCTGACAAACAATTAAGCCTTGAAGGATATAGGGTTCGTGACCTACCATCAACTGAGACTGTAGATGGTGTAAAGTATGGTGACTTCATTAGAGGAACCTATAAGATAAACGACAGACTTGTAGAAGAATCAAATAAATATGAAGAAGGCAAGTTACATATATATGATAACGGATCAGCCGATTATGAGTATACAATTACTGCAGGTGATTTAGATGCTTCCAATGTAGGAAAGGCAGTGGTTACACTCAGCACAGTTGCAAACTTTGGAATCAACCAATACGGCAGTATAAACACCACTGAATCTAACAGGGCTCAGGTATCTAAGCCTTATGGAAGTGGTGAAAGTGCTGATGTGTGGGCAAGTGTTAACCTTGAAAAGTTTGGTATAAAAGAAGGTAAGATAGACGACAGCGGTAAGAAGATTATCTGGACTGTCGAGTTTAACAAGCCTCCATATGAGCTTGGAACTGTTAAGATATCTGACGAGTTCACACCTGATAGGACTGGAAGAATAGAGCAGAAGTTCTTAAATGCAAAGTACCAGAGATGGAATGAAGCAGATAAGACCTGGGGCGCAGTGAGCACATTGACTGCTATCTCTAATACAGGAAACAATTATACATTTAGCATTGATAATGTTAATGAAAAGATAAAGGTTACATTTGAGACTGAAATTGAACCTGACAGCGTTCGTGCTGATTTTGACAACGATGCTTATGTATGGTGGAACGATAAAGAAGAGTACAAGGTTAAATTAAGTGGTAGTGTATCCACAACTCTTCCTGGTGGACAGACTTATGGCGATATAAAAAAGTCTGCTAAAAATCACTCATTTTGGTTCTCTTTTGTTGGCTTTGAACCTGAGTGGACTATTTCTGCTGACAGCAAAGTTGTTCCTGTAGGTACAGGCGACTACTATATGTATGACGTTCTCATTTTTGATGAGAATGTAACCATAAACAAGAAGACTGTAAATGAAGGAAATGGTTTTTCTCTAAAGAAGGTTGGAGCCCCTTCAGTTACATCACTTGCAGGCAATGTATCACTTGCAAAGATAATGCCTGATAGCGGAACGCACCAGAAACTCGTTGATATCAACGATCCATTAAAAACTAAGACTGACGGTATTACTAATGCAGTTTATGAGATAGTTAAGGATGGCAAGACAGTAGGCCATGTACTTGAGGTTAAGCTTGTACCGGGAGTAAACAATCAAGCTACATTTAAGTCAAGGATTATGGATAGATCTGCTCTTGTAAATGAAAATACTTATAATGGTTCTCGTGTTGCAAACAGAGTAGTTCTCGCTAAAAATGGCAAGACACTGCTTACCAAAGATGCAGAATACAATTATCTGTCAAGAATACTGGCTAAGAGCACTCTTTCAAAGGATGCAGCTAAAAAGTTACAGAAAGATTATGATGCTGTAGCAGCAAACGCTGATATTTATGACGATAAGGGTCATTCTCCTTATTATGGTTATAAAGGAGCGGCAAAGAACAATAGTGAAACAGCTTACGATAGAGAGACTAAGTCTGTATACTTTTGGATAAGCGTAAATGCTGCTGATATTAAGGATGTTGATGGAGATATAGGTAAGTTTGTGCTTAAGGATACACTTCCTTATGAGTTCCAGCTTGCTCCAATCAAAAAGGATGCTGCAAACCCTGCTAATGATAAATATTTCCTTGTATATAGAGGAACTTCTGCAGACAAGTATCCTGGAACTAATGATACTTTGACTTCACTTGTATCAACTAATGTAGTAAAGGCTGTTAGTGGTGCGCTTACAGATGCTGAGCTTACGCAAGAAGGTATAAGCGGCGAGGTTGTTGAGAACTATCCAAAGATTAAGAACCAGCTTAATATAACCTTTGACAAGCTAAACGGACCTTATGTAGTTCTTGTGAAGGCTGAACTTAGAAATGATATACCTCAGTATACCAATAAAATAGCTACTGCTTATAACAATGTATCACTTACATTAGATAAGTATACTGCTAACAGAAGAGCAGCCTTTGATTATGACGGAAGATTCCTTACAAAGGGAATAGATGGAGATAAGGTTAACATAAGCGATAACGGATACATCAAGTGGAACCTTAACTACATCCCATACAAGGTATACAACGATAACAATGCAACCAAATTAAGAATCGAGGACAAGTTAAATGGAAATCTCGTTCTTAGAAAAGAAAAGGGTACAGGAAACCTCGTATTTGAGGGGGACAATTACAAGATATGGAAGGGTGAGATAGACAAGGACGGAAAGTTCGTTAATCCTGTAGAGATTACAGAAGGACTTGACAAGATTTTCACCTATGATACAACAGCTGAAAAGCTTGTAATCAATATCCCTGACAACGATTCAGTATATAAGATTTCTTATATAACTGATTTTGCGGACAATGCAAAGCCTGGTGACAAATTAAGTAATGAGGCGGCTCTTATAGAGACCTCAAAGCAGATAGGCAGTACAGTAACAGTTAACCATAAGATTGACGGTACAGCTTGGGGAAGCTTAACCAAGAGGACCTATGAGCGTCTCCAGATAGTTAAAACTGATGAGAATGGCGAAAAGCTTGCAGGAGCTAAGTTCACTTTAACAAGGCTTGCCAATGGAGCAAACCCTAAGAAGGTTATTGGAACATTTGATTCTACGACTAATTCAGCCATTGTTATTGAGAAGCTAACACCTGGTGAGTATGAGCTTACTGAAGATAAGACACCTGATGGATATGACTCAAACGGCATAGTTTATAAGATTAAGGTTACACAGCTTGAAAGCGGATTTAAGGTGGAGTTCTCCGATGAGGCAGCTAAGTATGATGGAAAGGCAAAACTTTCAGAGAATGAGCTTACTATAATCAATAAGAAGAAGCCTGTGACACCTCCTACACCTGTAGTACCACCAACACCGGTTAATCCTACACCTGTAGTACCGCCTACACCGGTTAATCCAACTCCTGTAGTGCCACCAACACCGGATAACCCTACACCTTTAATTCCGGTAACCCCAACACCAGAGAATCCAACACCGGTTATACCTATAACACCTACACCAACCCCAACTACACCTATAACCCCGGCCACACCTTCGACTATAACTCCTACTCCAAATAGTCCTAAGACACCTGATGGAGTGGTGGTTGATGAAGATAAGACCCCACAGGGTAAGGTAGTAAAGCCCAACAAGCCAAAGGGAAAGAACAATCAGATAGTAGATGATGATGATACTCCTTTAGATGGAAATAAAGCGAAGAAGAACCTTCCAAAAACTGGTGGAACTTCTACAGTTTGGTACTATGTTGCAGGTATTGGTTTGGTATTTGTAGCAGGACTTGTATTTAAGAGACGTAAAGAAGAAAAGTAA